One genomic window of Microbacterium testaceum StLB037 includes the following:
- a CDS encoding DUF2087 domain-containing protein has translation MHHNAWRAILAALADDRAREIYARIVLAQPVDEALAALPAKKAQRITESLTAAGLISATADGFDVVPDVFARALASAGAPARREGVDRFLQDGRLIGMPARAADRRAVLEHLATGVLAAGDTVPEAEINARLADVTDDVAGLRRALVDHGLLARAADGSAYSRT, from the coding sequence ATGCACCACAACGCCTGGCGCGCGATCCTCGCCGCTCTCGCCGACGACCGCGCGCGCGAGATCTACGCCCGTATCGTCCTCGCGCAGCCGGTTGACGAGGCCCTCGCCGCGCTTCCCGCGAAGAAGGCGCAGCGCATCACCGAGTCACTCACGGCGGCGGGACTCATCTCCGCCACCGCCGACGGGTTCGACGTCGTTCCGGATGTGTTCGCCCGAGCCCTGGCATCCGCGGGTGCGCCCGCTCGCCGCGAGGGCGTGGACCGCTTCCTGCAGGACGGCCGCCTCATCGGCATGCCCGCGCGTGCGGCCGACCGCCGAGCGGTCCTCGAGCATCTCGCGACCGGTGTGCTCGCGGCCGGCGACACCGTCCCCGAGGCCGAGATCAACGCGCGGCTCGCGGACGTGACCGACGACGTCGCGGGCCTTCGCCGCGCCCTCGTCGACCACGGTCTCCTCGCGCGCGCGGCGGACGGATCCGCCTACTCCCGAACCTGA
- a CDS encoding ComEA family DNA-binding protein, giving the protein MTDAHELSPDALTARRRLGVGAVIVLLVLAFAVTIGIGMLRGVSGVQGVSAASSPITTAPAPPAAGLCVHVAGAVRAPGLYRLAAGDRVADAIARAGGFTDDAERAGVNLARPVADGEQIVVPVVGATPDGGASVAPGTAAGGLIDLNTATREQLDTLPRVGPAIADRIIAWRKENGRFTSVDDLGSVPGIGQKMLDGLRDLVRV; this is encoded by the coding sequence ATGACCGACGCCCACGAACTCTCGCCGGATGCCCTCACCGCGCGCCGGCGACTCGGCGTCGGGGCCGTGATCGTGCTGCTGGTGCTCGCGTTCGCGGTCACGATCGGGATCGGCATGCTGCGGGGCGTGTCCGGCGTGCAGGGGGTGTCCGCCGCCTCCTCACCGATCACGACGGCACCCGCTCCTCCTGCGGCTGGCCTCTGCGTGCACGTCGCGGGCGCCGTGCGTGCCCCCGGCCTCTACCGCCTCGCCGCGGGCGACAGGGTCGCGGATGCCATCGCTCGCGCGGGCGGCTTCACCGACGACGCCGAACGCGCCGGGGTCAACCTCGCGCGCCCGGTCGCCGACGGAGAGCAGATCGTGGTGCCGGTTGTCGGAGCAACACCCGACGGCGGCGCCAGCGTCGCCCCCGGCACCGCCGCAGGGGGCCTCATCGACCTCAACACCGCGACGCGCGAGCAGCTCGACACGCTGCCGCGGGTGGGACCGGCGATCGCCGACCGCATCATCGCGTGGCGGAAGGAGAACGGCCGCTTCACCAGCGTCGACGATCTGGGCTCGGTCCCGGGGATCGGCCAGAAGATGCTCGACGGGCTCCGAGACCTGGTGCGGGTATGA
- a CDS encoding ComEC/Rec2 family competence protein produces the protein MTALQRRALRPAAVALATWAAAGLTTSAPDVAGFSVVGAVAAVLCAVVFVRGRHPVFGIAAVALACAAAAGCSVAAAAPTRAQIAALQVEGGRQLAVDLTVVGHVSGSADGGAWFDAVASRVAAGTLTVTGAIPSRVGVDASSRAAVAASGLGSEIHLTGRAIPASPGERAILVLRAQEIIDAPPPEGIWAWFEALRDGLVASTRGLPQPGAGLVPGLAVGDTSSLDPATDAAMTASSLSHLTAVSGANCALVVGAAFVLLAAVGAPRWLRVVGASGVLTGFVALVTPEPSVVRAATMAAIALLAVVLGRPAAGVAVLSGAVTALMIADPWLSTSLGFALSAAATAALLVLARPLARGLERWMPRALALALAVPTAAQLACGPLIVLIDPHVPLLGITANLVADPAAAPATIAGVLACIAPFPWLRDGLSALAWIPAAWIAAVAHTTSGIGAQKLPWPDGAFGAALLTAVSAAIAVALIRPTRVRRVTALSTVIVAVTAGLIAGHTTLRTVAGPLTVPTTWDVAMCDVGQGDATLWRSGRAVALVDTGPEPERLTQCLQTFGVEHLDLVVLTHFDLDHIGGSAAVIGRATLVLHGPVDVPEDQRLLDRFAAAGAQLQQATTGTTGMVGETRWQALGPAPRDEPGNGASVALDVVGPDFPRTVLLGDLGADAQAALLRRVEVPRVDVVKVSHHGSADQDPELYRRLHPVVGLIGVGAQNRYGHPTVTLLSTLAALGVVVGRTDTDGDLAVSMSEGSLMLWRARPPG, from the coding sequence ATGACGGCCTTACAGCGCCGTGCGCTCCGCCCCGCCGCCGTGGCGCTCGCGACGTGGGCCGCGGCAGGACTCACGACCTCGGCGCCGGACGTGGCCGGGTTCAGCGTGGTGGGGGCGGTGGCCGCCGTCCTCTGTGCGGTGGTGTTCGTGCGGGGCCGGCATCCGGTCTTCGGTATCGCTGCAGTGGCGCTCGCGTGCGCGGCCGCGGCCGGATGCAGCGTCGCGGCTGCGGCTCCGACACGCGCACAGATCGCCGCGCTGCAGGTCGAGGGGGGCCGTCAGCTCGCCGTCGATCTCACGGTCGTCGGACACGTATCCGGATCGGCCGACGGCGGCGCGTGGTTCGACGCGGTCGCCTCCCGCGTCGCCGCGGGAACCCTCACGGTGACCGGGGCGATCCCGTCCCGCGTCGGCGTGGATGCGAGCAGTCGCGCCGCCGTCGCGGCATCCGGACTCGGGAGCGAGATCCATCTGACCGGTCGGGCGATCCCGGCGAGCCCGGGGGAGAGGGCGATTCTCGTGCTGCGCGCGCAGGAGATCATCGACGCGCCCCCGCCGGAGGGGATCTGGGCGTGGTTCGAAGCGCTGCGCGACGGTCTCGTCGCGTCCACGCGCGGCCTGCCGCAGCCCGGGGCGGGTCTCGTGCCGGGGCTCGCGGTGGGCGATACGTCGAGCCTTGATCCGGCGACGGATGCGGCCATGACCGCCTCTTCCCTCTCGCACCTCACGGCCGTCTCCGGCGCGAACTGCGCGCTCGTCGTCGGGGCCGCCTTCGTCCTCCTGGCGGCGGTGGGTGCCCCGCGGTGGCTGCGCGTCGTCGGAGCGTCGGGTGTTCTGACGGGTTTCGTGGCGCTGGTGACGCCCGAGCCCAGCGTCGTGCGCGCCGCGACCATGGCCGCGATCGCCCTCCTGGCTGTCGTCCTGGGGCGTCCTGCGGCGGGAGTGGCGGTGCTCTCCGGGGCGGTGACAGCGCTGATGATCGCCGACCCGTGGCTGTCGACGTCCCTCGGCTTCGCCTTGTCCGCGGCGGCCACCGCGGCGCTGCTCGTTCTCGCGCGACCGCTCGCCCGCGGCTTGGAGCGATGGATGCCACGCGCCCTCGCCCTCGCGCTGGCGGTGCCGACGGCCGCTCAGCTCGCGTGCGGGCCCCTGATCGTCCTGATCGACCCTCACGTGCCGTTGCTCGGGATCACGGCGAACCTCGTGGCCGACCCGGCTGCGGCGCCGGCGACCATCGCCGGTGTCCTCGCCTGCATCGCGCCGTTCCCCTGGCTACGCGACGGGCTCTCCGCTCTCGCGTGGATTCCCGCGGCCTGGATCGCTGCGGTGGCGCACACGACGAGCGGAATCGGGGCGCAGAAGCTTCCGTGGCCGGACGGCGCGTTCGGCGCGGCGCTGTTGACGGCGGTCAGCGCGGCGATCGCCGTCGCCCTCATCCGACCGACGCGGGTCCGGCGAGTGACCGCGCTGTCGACCGTGATCGTCGCCGTCACCGCCGGCCTGATCGCGGGCCACACGACGCTGCGAACCGTCGCCGGGCCGCTCACGGTCCCGACGACGTGGGACGTTGCCATGTGCGATGTGGGGCAGGGCGACGCGACGCTGTGGCGGTCAGGCCGTGCGGTGGCGCTCGTCGATACCGGCCCGGAACCGGAACGGCTCACGCAGTGCCTTCAGACGTTCGGTGTCGAACATCTCGACCTCGTCGTGCTCACGCACTTCGATCTCGACCACATCGGCGGCTCGGCTGCGGTGATCGGACGAGCGACACTCGTCCTGCACGGGCCTGTCGACGTCCCCGAGGATCAGCGCCTGCTCGATCGGTTCGCGGCGGCCGGCGCACAGCTGCAGCAGGCGACGACCGGTACGACGGGAATGGTGGGGGAGACCCGCTGGCAGGCTCTCGGCCCCGCGCCGCGCGACGAGCCCGGCAACGGCGCGAGCGTCGCCCTGGACGTGGTCGGGCCGGACTTCCCGCGCACGGTGCTCCTGGGCGACCTGGGCGCCGACGCACAGGCCGCCCTGCTCCGGCGGGTCGAGGTGCCGCGGGTCGACGTGGTGAAGGTGTCGCATCACGGCAGCGCCGACCAGGATCCGGAGCTGTACCGTCGGCTGCATCCGGTCGTCGGGCTGATCGGCGTGGGGGCGCAGAACCGCTACGGACACCCCACCGTCACGCTCCTGTCGACGCTGGCCGCGCTCGGCGTCGTCGTCGGACGAACCGATACGGACGGAGACCTCGCCGTCAGCATGAGTGAGGGGAGTCTCATGTTGTGGCGGGCGCGGCCGCCGGGGTGA
- the holA gene encoding DNA polymerase III subunit delta: MTPAPRRSAPAKAKSAIPQVSWRTPQPAPIVLVSGPEEVCAERATAGIREFLKSEDPSLEVTDVRADDYAAGTLLAVTSPSLFGEPRLVRVGGVEKCSDTFLSEAVSYLAQPQDGATVVLRHTGASVRGKKLLDAIRAGQGGGIEIACPAIKRDSDRFDFAVGEFKASSKRIAPVALRALVSAFADDLTELAAACQQLIADVPGDIDERTVERYYGGRVETSAFTVADTAIAGQYGPALLALRHALASGADPVPLVAAVAMKLRTMARVAGTREPSSQLAQRLGMKDWQVDRARRDLVGWTAASLGRAIHATARADAEVKGASRDPVFALERMITIIATRAPYGS, encoded by the coding sequence GTGACCCCCGCTCCTCGACGCTCCGCTCCGGCGAAGGCCAAGTCGGCGATCCCGCAGGTGTCGTGGCGCACGCCGCAGCCGGCGCCGATCGTCCTCGTCTCCGGCCCCGAAGAAGTGTGCGCGGAGCGCGCGACGGCGGGCATCCGAGAGTTCCTCAAGAGCGAAGACCCGAGCCTCGAGGTCACCGACGTACGCGCCGACGACTACGCCGCGGGAACACTCCTCGCCGTGACCTCTCCCTCGCTGTTCGGCGAGCCGCGTCTCGTGCGCGTCGGCGGCGTCGAGAAGTGCAGCGACACGTTCCTCAGCGAGGCCGTCTCGTATCTCGCACAGCCGCAGGACGGCGCGACGGTTGTCCTCCGACACACCGGGGCGAGCGTGCGGGGCAAGAAGCTCCTCGACGCGATCCGCGCCGGACAGGGCGGCGGTATCGAGATCGCATGTCCCGCGATCAAGCGCGACTCCGATCGCTTCGACTTCGCCGTGGGCGAGTTCAAGGCCTCGAGCAAGCGCATCGCTCCCGTCGCGCTGCGCGCACTCGTCTCGGCCTTCGCCGACGACCTCACCGAGCTCGCGGCGGCGTGCCAGCAGCTCATCGCCGACGTCCCCGGCGACATCGACGAACGCACCGTCGAGCGGTATTACGGCGGCCGCGTCGAGACCTCCGCGTTCACCGTCGCCGACACCGCGATCGCGGGGCAGTACGGCCCCGCCCTCCTCGCGCTGCGTCACGCCCTGGCATCCGGGGCCGACCCCGTCCCCCTCGTGGCCGCTGTTGCGATGAAGCTGCGCACGATGGCGCGCGTGGCCGGCACCCGCGAACCCTCGTCGCAGCTCGCGCAGCGGCTGGGGATGAAGGACTGGCAGGTCGACCGCGCCCGCCGCGACCTCGTGGGCTGGACGGCCGCGAGCCTCGGCCGAGCGATCCACGCGACCGCGCGCGCCGACGCCGAGGTCAAGGGCGCGTCTCGCGATCCCGTCTTCGCGCTCGAGCGCATGATCACGATCATCGCGACGCGCGCGCCCTACGGCAGCTGA
- the rpsT gene encoding 30S ribosomal protein S20, which produces MANIKSQIKRNKTNEKAHERNKAVKSELKTHVRRTKEAVLAGDKEAAVKALATATKKLDKAVSKGVIHQNQAANRKSAIAKSVAAL; this is translated from the coding sequence GTGGCGAACATCAAGTCGCAGATCAAGCGCAACAAGACCAACGAGAAGGCGCACGAGCGCAACAAGGCCGTCAAGAGCGAGCTGAAGACGCACGTGCGTCGCACCAAGGAAGCCGTCCTGGCCGGTGACAAGGAAGCCGCCGTCAAGGCGCTCGCCACCGCGACCAAGAAGCTCGACAAGGCCGTGAGCAAGGGTGTCATCCACCAGAACCAGGCCGCGAACCGCAAGTCGGCCATCGCGAAGTCGGTCGCCGCTCTCTGA
- a CDS encoding alpha/beta fold hydrolase, giving the protein MSVQVVLVHGIRTSATMWRAQVAHLEERGTPVTAVDLPGHGSRLGEEFTLDEAFATIDRAVQDAATRGPVLLVGHSMGGLLSIEYVGREEPPPVAAFIAASCTSIPRGVGLAAYRFLARRFDSLPDRGLGLTNRVLDRTLPPETRPDFGAGGYAFDAQDTALASLSVLDLLASVRRIRVPLWFINGQWDQLRVNEKLFASLAPHAELIVVPRTTHLVTAMRPRVFNALLEVALTTIEAST; this is encoded by the coding sequence ATGTCGGTCCAGGTCGTGCTCGTGCACGGCATCCGCACGTCGGCGACGATGTGGCGAGCCCAGGTCGCGCACCTCGAGGAGCGCGGCACCCCCGTCACGGCCGTCGACCTGCCCGGGCACGGCAGTCGCCTCGGCGAGGAGTTCACGCTGGACGAGGCGTTCGCGACGATCGACCGGGCGGTTCAGGATGCCGCCACTCGCGGGCCCGTGCTCCTCGTCGGGCACTCGATGGGCGGTCTGTTGTCCATCGAGTACGTGGGGAGAGAGGAGCCGCCGCCGGTCGCGGCGTTCATCGCGGCATCCTGCACCTCGATCCCGCGCGGAGTCGGGCTGGCGGCGTATCGGTTCCTGGCGCGGCGGTTCGACAGCCTGCCCGACCGGGGTCTCGGGCTGACCAATCGCGTGCTGGATCGAACTCTTCCACCCGAGACCCGACCGGACTTCGGGGCGGGCGGCTACGCGTTCGACGCGCAGGACACGGCGCTCGCGTCGCTCTCGGTGCTCGACCTGTTGGCATCCGTTCGCCGGATCCGGGTCCCGCTGTGGTTCATCAACGGGCAGTGGGACCAGCTGCGTGTAAACGAGAAGCTCTTCGCGTCTCTGGCTCCCCACGCCGAACTGATCGTCGTTCCGCGGACCACGCACCTCGTCACCGCGATGCGGCCACGGGTGTTCAACGCGCTGCTGGAGGTGGCGCTCACCACGATCGAGGCGTCGACCTGA
- a CDS encoding pyridoxal phosphate-dependent aminotransferase produces the protein MPQLSSRSSGMPASGIRRIFELALRRPDTVMLAVGEPVAEPPRHILAAAADTWVAADVRYTANAGILELRAAIVDKLRRENQLVVDTDRIHVTNGGTQALSHAILLTLDEGDEVLVPDPGYTVFSMAPRMVGAVPVPYRLRAEHGFAPRAADLAALVTPRTRAIIVNSPSNPLGVAYPRETLQQIVDLAVAHDLWILSDEVYERFVMDAEHVSVATLPGAAERTLTVHSVSKTYALTGARVGWLVTPPGLGEVLGKVQEATTSCVNTPAQRAALAALTGPQAALRDARDMYRERLRASCALLDERGIRYLPPTGAFYLWVDVSHASRGDVAAWAERFLVERGVAVAPGSAFGAGGEGWIRICAASPWEDLARGLAALPAPVRPS, from the coding sequence ATGCCACAGCTCTCGTCTCGCTCGTCGGGGATGCCCGCGTCGGGGATCCGCCGCATCTTCGAGCTCGCCCTGCGGCGCCCCGACACCGTCATGCTCGCGGTCGGAGAGCCGGTCGCGGAGCCGCCGCGCCACATCTTGGCGGCCGCCGCCGACACCTGGGTCGCCGCTGATGTCCGCTACACCGCCAACGCGGGCATCCTCGAGCTGCGCGCGGCGATCGTCGACAAGCTCCGGCGCGAGAACCAGCTCGTCGTCGACACCGACCGGATCCACGTCACGAACGGGGGCACGCAGGCCCTGTCCCACGCGATCCTCCTCACGCTGGACGAGGGCGACGAAGTCCTCGTCCCCGACCCCGGCTACACGGTCTTCTCCATGGCACCGCGCATGGTCGGAGCCGTTCCGGTGCCGTATCGCCTGCGGGCCGAACACGGATTCGCCCCTCGGGCCGCCGACCTCGCCGCGCTCGTCACCCCACGCACCCGGGCGATCATCGTCAACTCCCCGTCGAACCCCCTCGGGGTGGCCTACCCTCGCGAAACGCTCCAGCAGATCGTCGACCTCGCCGTCGCCCACGATCTCTGGATCCTCTCCGACGAGGTGTACGAGCGTTTCGTGATGGATGCCGAACACGTCTCGGTCGCGACACTCCCGGGCGCGGCGGAGCGCACCCTGACGGTGCACTCGGTATCCAAGACGTACGCGCTCACCGGCGCGCGCGTGGGGTGGCTCGTGACGCCGCCCGGTCTCGGGGAGGTGCTCGGCAAGGTCCAGGAAGCCACGACCAGCTGCGTCAACACTCCGGCCCAGCGCGCGGCGCTCGCGGCTCTCACCGGCCCGCAGGCCGCTCTGCGCGATGCGCGGGACATGTACCGCGAGCGGCTCCGCGCGAGCTGCGCGCTCCTCGACGAACGCGGCATCCGGTACCTTCCGCCGACCGGGGCCTTCTATCTGTGGGTCGACGTCTCGCACGCCTCACGCGGCGACGTGGCCGCGTGGGCCGAGCGCTTCCTCGTCGAGAGGGGCGTCGCCGTCGCCCCGGGATCCGCGTTCGGCGCGGGCGGGGAGGGGTGGATCCGCATCTGCGCGGCAAGCCCGTGGGAGGACCTCGCCCGGGGTCTCGCGGCTCTGCCGGCACCCGTGCGCCCGTCGTGA
- the lepA gene encoding translation elongation factor 4 produces the protein MSPRALKPLEPSATPPEQIRNFCIIAHIDHGKSTLADRMLQITGVVSDRDMRAQYLDRMDIERERGITIKSQAVRMPWSTADGTFALNMIDTPGHVDFTYEVSRSLAACEGAILLVDAAQGIEAQTLANLYLALENDLTIIPVLNKIDLPAADPDKYAAELAGLIGGDPADVLRVSGKTGMGVEELLDLIVEKIPAPVGKADAPARAMIFDSVYDAYRGVVTYVRMIDGSLQPRERLQMMSTGATHEALEIGVSSPEPVPTKGLGVGEVGYLITGVKDVRQSKVGDTITTHRKPATDALPGYTDPKPMVFSGIYPIDGSDYAELREALDKLKLSDASLQYEPETSVALGFGFRAGFLGLLHLEIITERLSREFGLDLITTAPSVTYEVTTDTGDTVSVTNPSEYPDGRVASVSEPIVKVGILLPKDYVGTVMELCQSRRGTLLGMEYLSEDRVELRYHMPLGEIVFDFFDHLKSRTQGYASLDYEPAGQQTADLVKVDILLQGEKVDAFSSIVHREKAYAYGTLMAERLRKLIPRQQFEVPIQAAIGARIIARETIRAIRKDVLAKCYGGDITRKRKLLEKQKEGKKRMKMVGRVEVPQEAFIAALSGDVEAKK, from the coding sequence ATGTCCCCGCGCGCCCTGAAGCCCCTCGAGCCGTCTGCCACTCCGCCGGAGCAGATCCGCAACTTCTGCATCATCGCTCACATCGACCACGGCAAGTCGACGTTGGCCGACCGCATGCTGCAGATCACCGGCGTCGTCAGCGACCGCGACATGCGGGCGCAGTACCTCGACCGGATGGACATCGAGCGCGAGCGCGGCATCACCATCAAGTCGCAAGCGGTCCGGATGCCGTGGTCCACCGCCGACGGCACGTTCGCCCTCAACATGATCGACACGCCCGGCCACGTCGACTTCACGTACGAGGTCAGCCGTTCGCTGGCCGCGTGCGAGGGAGCGATCCTCCTCGTCGATGCGGCACAGGGCATCGAGGCCCAGACGCTCGCGAACCTCTACCTCGCGCTCGAGAACGATCTGACGATCATCCCGGTGCTGAACAAGATCGACCTGCCCGCGGCCGACCCCGACAAGTACGCGGCCGAGCTCGCCGGCCTCATCGGCGGCGACCCCGCCGACGTGCTGCGGGTGAGCGGCAAGACCGGCATGGGCGTCGAAGAGCTGCTCGACCTGATCGTCGAGAAGATCCCGGCCCCGGTCGGAAAGGCCGACGCGCCGGCCCGCGCCATGATCTTCGACTCGGTGTACGACGCCTACCGGGGCGTCGTCACCTACGTCCGCATGATCGACGGTTCGCTGCAGCCGCGCGAGCGCCTGCAGATGATGTCGACCGGCGCGACGCACGAGGCTCTCGAGATCGGCGTGTCGAGCCCCGAGCCCGTCCCCACCAAGGGTCTCGGCGTCGGTGAGGTCGGCTACCTCATCACCGGCGTGAAAGACGTGCGGCAGTCGAAGGTCGGCGACACGATCACCACGCACCGCAAGCCCGCCACGGATGCGCTGCCGGGTTACACGGACCCGAAGCCCATGGTCTTCTCGGGCATCTACCCGATCGACGGAAGCGACTACGCCGAGCTCCGCGAAGCCCTCGACAAGCTCAAGCTCTCCGACGCGTCGCTGCAGTACGAGCCCGAGACCTCGGTGGCCCTCGGCTTCGGTTTCCGCGCCGGCTTCCTCGGCCTGCTGCACCTCGAGATCATCACCGAGCGCCTGTCGCGCGAGTTCGGTCTCGACCTCATCACCACCGCCCCGTCGGTGACGTACGAGGTGACCACCGACACCGGCGACACCGTCTCGGTCACGAACCCCAGCGAGTACCCCGACGGGCGCGTCGCCTCGGTGTCGGAGCCGATCGTCAAGGTCGGCATCCTGCTCCCGAAGGACTACGTCGGCACCGTCATGGAGCTCTGCCAGTCGCGCCGCGGCACCCTGCTCGGCATGGAGTACCTCAGCGAGGACCGCGTCGAGCTGCGCTACCACATGCCCCTCGGCGAGATCGTCTTCGACTTCTTCGACCACCTGAAGTCGCGCACGCAGGGCTACGCGAGCCTCGACTACGAACCGGCCGGCCAGCAGACCGCCGACCTCGTGAAGGTCGACATCCTGCTCCAGGGCGAGAAGGTCGATGCCTTCAGCTCGATCGTGCACCGCGAGAAGGCCTACGCGTACGGCACGCTCATGGCCGAGCGCCTGCGCAAACTCATCCCGCGCCAGCAGTTCGAAGTGCCGATCCAAGCGGCGATCGGTGCCCGCATCATCGCCCGCGAGACCATCCGCGCGATCCGCAAGGACGTGCTCGCCAAGTGCTACGGCGGTGACATCACCCGAAAGCGCAAGCTCCTCGAGAAGCAGAAAGAGGGCAAGAAGCGCATGAAGATGGTGGGCCGCGTCGAGGTTCCCCAGGAGGCGTTCATCGCCGCCCTGTCGGGAGACGTCGAGGCGAAGAAGTAA
- a CDS encoding DUF1990 family protein, which translates to MRRQNFTDDTVDYAAVGATQAPDLMQYPPEHSVPAEDAWRIGSGEERFAAASELLLSWAPLRSGDLSISDVRPASGGGYSGVGFDAEGAPVAPSSLEPEQRFAVDGTPFVSPGAGVRLHGKVDGHRADAELRVISVFEEPRRVGFILGTVGHSIVSGEELFVVEWRDNDEVWFVVRAFDRPTVPSYRLFASRLRRRRRALFTQYLRAISPLYTS; encoded by the coding sequence ATGCGACGGCAGAACTTCACCGACGACACGGTCGACTACGCGGCGGTCGGTGCCACCCAGGCGCCCGACCTCATGCAGTATCCGCCGGAGCACTCCGTGCCCGCCGAGGACGCGTGGCGCATCGGCAGCGGCGAGGAGCGTTTCGCCGCGGCGAGCGAGCTGCTGCTGTCGTGGGCGCCGCTGCGCTCGGGTGATCTGAGCATCAGCGATGTGCGCCCGGCATCCGGAGGCGGATACTCCGGCGTCGGGTTCGACGCCGAGGGGGCCCCCGTCGCCCCCAGCAGCCTCGAGCCGGAGCAGCGGTTCGCCGTCGACGGGACGCCCTTCGTCAGCCCGGGTGCGGGCGTGCGGCTGCACGGCAAGGTCGACGGCCACCGCGCCGACGCCGAGCTGCGCGTGATCTCCGTCTTCGAGGAGCCGCGCCGCGTCGGCTTCATCCTCGGCACCGTCGGCCACTCGATCGTCAGCGGCGAGGAGCTTTTCGTCGTCGAATGGCGCGACAACGACGAGGTGTGGTTCGTCGTCCGGGCGTTCGACCGCCCGACCGTGCCGTCCTACCGCCTGTTCGCGAGCCGCCTCCGCCGCCGCCGGCGCGCGCTCTTCACGCAGTACCTGCGCGCGATCTCTCCGCTGTACACGTCCTGA
- the hemW gene encoding radical SAM family heme chaperone HemW: MGGPLPLGDPAPADGHLPADLTIDPSTDFGVYLHVPFCRVRCGYCDFNTYTASELRGARQDDFADTLAAEVRLAGRVMDAAGSRRVASTVFFGGGTPTLLPPGDLARMLDAVRAEFGIADGAEVTVEANPDTVDDAVMETLAAAGVTRVSIGMQSARTHVLAALDRTHDPANVATAVAAARRAGLDVSLDLIYGAPGESLDDWRASLEAAAVLEPDHISAYALIVEDGTKLARQIRSGAVAEPSDDLQADMYELADELLADAGYDWYEVSNWSRGVPHRSRHNLAYWRGTDWWGFGPGAHSHVAGLRWWNVKHPAAYAQRLAAEESPAAARERPDETARRLESVLLRSRIREGLAVSELLGEGRKAVASLIADGLVEGPDAVRGRIVLTRRGRLLADAVVRALTA; encoded by the coding sequence ATGGGCGGACCTCTTCCCCTCGGAGACCCCGCACCCGCGGACGGACACCTGCCCGCCGACCTGACGATCGACCCGTCGACCGACTTCGGCGTCTACCTCCACGTGCCGTTCTGCCGCGTCCGCTGCGGGTACTGCGACTTCAACACCTACACCGCGAGCGAGCTGCGCGGCGCCCGGCAGGACGACTTCGCCGACACGCTCGCCGCCGAGGTGCGCCTGGCGGGACGGGTGATGGATGCCGCGGGCAGCCGCCGCGTGGCATCCACGGTGTTCTTCGGAGGCGGCACGCCGACGCTGCTCCCGCCCGGCGACCTCGCGAGAATGCTCGACGCGGTGCGCGCGGAGTTCGGGATCGCGGACGGAGCCGAGGTCACGGTCGAGGCCAACCCCGACACGGTCGACGACGCGGTGATGGAGACCCTCGCCGCAGCGGGGGTCACGCGCGTGTCGATCGGCATGCAGTCGGCGCGAACCCACGTCCTCGCGGCCCTCGATCGCACCCACGATCCGGCCAACGTCGCCACGGCGGTCGCCGCGGCGCGGCGCGCGGGACTCGACGTGTCTCTCGATCTCATCTACGGCGCACCGGGGGAGTCGCTCGACGACTGGCGCGCGTCGCTCGAGGCCGCCGCGGTTCTCGAACCCGACCACATCTCGGCCTACGCGCTGATCGTCGAAGACGGCACGAAGCTCGCGCGGCAGATCCGCTCCGGCGCCGTGGCTGAGCCCTCCGACGACCTGCAGGCCGACATGTACGAACTGGCCGACGAGCTCCTCGCCGACGCCGGGTACGACTGGTACGAGGTGTCGAACTGGTCGCGCGGCGTTCCGCACCGCTCGCGCCACAACCTCGCCTATTGGCGCGGCACCGACTGGTGGGGCTTCGGACCGGGCGCGCACAGTCACGTCGCCGGCCTTCGCTGGTGGAACGTCAAGCACCCCGCGGCGTACGCGCAGCGCCTCGCCGCCGAGGAGTCGCCGGCCGCAGCCCGCGAACGGCCCGACGAGACCGCCCGTCGCCTGGAGTCGGTGCTCCTGCGCAGCCGGATCCGGGAGGGGCTCGCGGTGTCCGAGCTGCTCGGCGAGGGCCGCAAGGCCGTGGCATCCCTCATCGCCGACGGGCTCGTCGAGGGTCCGGATGCCGTGCGCGGGCGCATCGTGCTCACCCGCCGCGGGCGGCTCTTGGCGGATGCCGTGGTCCGGGCGCTGACGGCCTGA